The following proteins come from a genomic window of Nostoc sp. TCL26-01:
- a CDS encoding NAD(P)H-quinone oxidoreductase subunit H, whose translation MARIETRTEPMVLNMGPHHPSMHGVLRLIVTLDGEDVVDCEPVIGYLHRGMEKIAENRTTVMYVPYVSRWDYAAGMFNEAVTVNAPEKLAGVAVPKRASYIRVIMLELNRIANHLLWFGPFLADVGAQTPFFYQFREREMIYDLWEAATGYRMVNNNYFRVGGVAADLPYGWVDKCEEFCDYFLPKVDEYERLVTNNAIFRRRIEGIGTITREEAINWGLSGPMLRASGVKWDLRKVDHYECYDDFDWDVQWETAGDCLARYIVRMREMRESVKILKQAIKGLPGGPYENLEAKRLAAGKKSEWDAFDYQYIGKKVSPTFKMPKGEIYARVESGKGELGIYLVGDDNVFPWRWKIRPADFNNLQILPHLLRGMKVADVVVILGSIDVIMGSVDR comes from the coding sequence ATGGCAAGAATTGAAACCCGCACTGAACCAATGGTGCTAAACATGGGGCCGCACCATCCCTCAATGCACGGGGTTCTGCGGCTGATTGTCACTTTAGATGGAGAAGATGTTGTAGATTGTGAACCGGTTATTGGCTACCTCCACCGAGGAATGGAAAAAATTGCCGAAAATCGCACCACCGTCATGTATGTCCCCTACGTTAGCCGATGGGACTACGCAGCTGGAATGTTTAACGAAGCTGTCACCGTCAACGCACCGGAAAAACTAGCAGGTGTCGCCGTTCCCAAACGCGCCAGTTACATCCGCGTCATCATGCTGGAATTAAACCGAATCGCCAACCATTTGCTATGGTTTGGCCCCTTCCTGGCTGACGTAGGCGCTCAAACTCCCTTCTTTTACCAGTTCCGGGAACGAGAGATGATTTACGATTTGTGGGAAGCAGCCACAGGTTACCGCATGGTAAATAACAACTACTTCCGTGTTGGTGGAGTCGCAGCAGATTTACCTTATGGTTGGGTAGATAAGTGTGAGGAGTTTTGCGACTACTTCCTACCCAAAGTTGATGAATACGAACGCCTCGTAACCAACAATGCTATCTTCCGCCGTCGGATTGAAGGTATTGGCACAATCACTCGTGAAGAAGCGATTAACTGGGGACTTTCTGGGCCAATGCTACGTGCTTCTGGCGTGAAGTGGGATTTACGCAAAGTAGACCACTACGAATGCTACGATGATTTTGACTGGGATGTGCAGTGGGAAACTGCTGGTGATTGCCTAGCCCGTTACATCGTGCGCATGCGGGAAATGCGCGAATCCGTCAAAATCCTCAAGCAAGCGATTAAAGGACTACCCGGAGGCCCCTACGAAAACTTAGAAGCCAAGCGTCTAGCAGCCGGGAAAAAATCCGAATGGGATGCCTTTGATTACCAATACATCGGTAAAAAAGTTTCTCCCACCTTTAAAATGCCCAAAGGCGAAATCTACGCCCGTGTAGAAAGTGGTAAAGGTGAACTAGGAATTTATTTAGTAGGCGATGATAACGTCTTCCCCTGGCGGTGGAAAATTCGTCCAGCCGATTTCAACAACTTGCAAATTCTTCCTCACTTACTGCGAGGGATGAAAGTTGCCGATGTTGTGGTGATTCTCGGTAGTATTGACGTAATCATGGGATCTGTAGACAGATAG
- a CDS encoding DUF433 domain-containing protein, with translation MTLAIAVEFAPLEVDAHGIVRVGKTRVTLDTVVTAFLEGATAEEIGEQYTSLHLSDIYLVIGYYLRHKAEVDVYLLERQHQATVIQQEIEQRFNPLGIRERLLARRNQVKLL, from the coding sequence ATGACATTAGCAATTGCAGTTGAATTTGCACCTTTAGAGGTTGATGCTCATGGCATTGTAAGAGTTGGTAAAACTCGCGTTACTTTGGACACAGTTGTGACAGCTTTTCTTGAAGGTGCTACAGCAGAGGAAATAGGAGAGCAATACACATCGCTTCATCTGTCGGATATTTATTTAGTCATTGGTTATTATTTGAGACATAAAGCTGAAGTTGATGTATATCTATTAGAACGTCAACACCAAGCAACGGTGATTCAACAAGAAATTGAGCAACGTTTTAATCCACTTGGAATACGTGAGCGCTTACTTGCTAGACGAAATCAAGTAAAATTATTATGA
- the trmL gene encoding tRNA (uridine(34)/cytosine(34)/5-carboxymethylaminomethyluridine(34)-2'-O)-methyltransferase TrmL, translating to MPQVVLVNPQIPPNTGNIARTCAATDTDLHLVGPLGFEISDRYLKRAGLDYWPYVKLHYHKTFEAFKNLHQERGGRLLGFSVRGSSNYIDYQFQADDWLIFGSETTGIPPTILSACDTTLYIPMAQPGVRSLNLSVSVAISLFEARRQLGYLF from the coding sequence ATGCCCCAGGTAGTTTTAGTTAATCCGCAAATTCCTCCCAATACAGGTAATATTGCTCGTACTTGTGCTGCTACAGACACAGATTTACATCTAGTAGGGCCTTTGGGGTTTGAAATTAGCGATCGCTACCTCAAAAGAGCAGGTTTAGATTACTGGCCTTACGTCAAGCTACACTATCACAAAACCTTTGAAGCCTTTAAGAATCTACACCAAGAACGAGGAGGTAGATTATTAGGGTTCTCTGTTAGGGGCAGTTCTAACTATATCGACTATCAATTTCAAGCTGATGATTGGCTAATATTCGGTAGTGAAACTACTGGTATACCGCCAACAATTCTCTCAGCTTGTGATACTACCTTATACATACCTATGGCTCAACCAGGTGTTCGGAGTTTAAATCTCTCCGTCAGTGTAGCTATCAGTTTATTTGAAGCTCGTCGTCAGTTAGGCTATCTCTTCTAA
- a CDS encoding peptidoglycan DD-metalloendopeptidase family protein: MLKNTPNSDDAPANQVNEANKKANRRARRQAAMIGLAISVGATSLLVTRQSDQAQAAAPVGSQKATSTIPAAETEVQPNSPKLATPVALSASTPENPVIVEPTAISQLPGLEAKLQVLASGKSIQLPSSEVVTGKMAHTTVINQQYQLGQTRQQPLTTANSAIAGENTLITTEPQIADSTTASEEINAQLKAQQEFALNRLKEKSNRLRSSLSELRPEESKDLSKAADLELTQPVTVTNQLPPLNTNSTVIEQPQTLANGAQDSFASTIKQPEAITIPISVQPATIAAPTNTRTYEVKPGDTLAAIASRYNTSVAELVKANNLSNPNQLQISQKLVIPVAGVNNSITAQTPVMLSSHSFQYPGVTKVAGSLERNPSVNQNLPITQPSVTTDNTVTTPASVNNQQQNNQVVTPETTSVSRRTQGQGGDSPVPKAFVEIQQPQNTGNRVARGKGDRLRSLQAEIQRLQAKYRTQESGNSYTEVANNESNDLAVPIPVASPNNLAVSRSTSGKQDFAVPIPVPTPLAPSYSNQTIQPKFRATRPVNEPVNPEFLLNPRVNQLTPSGRATPPRGTAVSPQLPPLAAVDQYLPQPIDETIPPPSTSATNYIWPAKGVLTSGFGQRWGRPHRGIDIAAPIGTPIMASADGVVEKAGWNNGGYGILVDIRHPDGSLTRYAHNSRLLVQSGQQVRQGQQIAAMGSTGFSTGSHSHFEIHPSGKGAVNPIAMLPPRGRV; encoded by the coding sequence GTGTTGAAAAATACCCCTAACAGCGATGATGCCCCGGCAAATCAAGTTAACGAAGCAAACAAAAAAGCTAATCGCCGGGCGCGCAGACAAGCCGCGATGATTGGTTTAGCCATTTCAGTGGGAGCAACCAGCCTTTTGGTGACTCGACAAAGCGATCAAGCCCAAGCGGCTGCGCCTGTGGGTAGCCAAAAGGCAACCTCAACTATTCCTGCGGCTGAAACGGAAGTACAACCTAATTCCCCAAAACTAGCTACTCCCGTAGCTTTATCTGCCAGCACCCCAGAAAACCCCGTCATAGTAGAACCGACAGCTATTTCACAGCTACCTGGGTTGGAAGCTAAATTACAAGTCCTAGCGAGTGGTAAGTCCATCCAGCTTCCCTCCTCAGAAGTTGTGACTGGAAAAATGGCTCACACAACTGTAATCAATCAGCAATACCAACTAGGGCAAACACGCCAGCAACCACTCACTACTGCTAACAGTGCAATTGCTGGAGAAAATACACTCATAACAACCGAACCACAAATAGCAGATAGCACAACTGCTAGTGAAGAAATAAATGCTCAACTTAAAGCGCAGCAAGAATTCGCGCTGAATCGTTTAAAAGAAAAATCAAACCGTTTAAGAAGCAGTTTGTCAGAGTTACGCCCTGAAGAATCAAAAGATTTATCAAAAGCTGCTGATTTGGAGTTGACACAGCCAGTAACTGTAACCAATCAACTACCGCCATTAAATACAAACAGCACAGTCATTGAACAGCCACAAACTTTAGCTAATGGCGCTCAAGACAGCTTTGCATCAACAATCAAACAGCCAGAAGCGATTACTATACCCATCTCTGTGCAGCCAGCAACAATAGCTGCACCCACTAACACCAGAACTTACGAAGTTAAACCTGGAGACACACTAGCAGCGATCGCTAGCAGATACAACACTTCAGTTGCAGAATTAGTCAAAGCTAACAATCTGAGCAATCCTAATCAACTGCAAATCAGTCAAAAGTTGGTTATCCCTGTGGCAGGAGTTAACAACAGCATTACTGCTCAAACACCAGTAATGTTAAGTTCTCACAGCTTCCAGTATCCCGGAGTAACTAAAGTAGCTGGCTCCCTAGAAAGGAATCCCAGTGTTAACCAAAATCTGCCAATTACACAGCCATCAGTCACAACTGATAACACTGTGACAACACCAGCCTCAGTTAACAATCAGCAGCAAAATAATCAGGTTGTCACGCCAGAAACAACCTCTGTGAGCCGCAGAACTCAAGGACAAGGTGGTGATAGCCCAGTTCCCAAAGCTTTTGTAGAAATACAACAGCCACAAAACACCGGGAACCGAGTAGCCAGAGGTAAAGGCGATCGCCTGCGGAGCTTACAAGCTGAAATTCAAAGACTACAAGCCAAATACCGCACACAAGAATCTGGAAACTCTTATACAGAAGTAGCTAACAATGAAAGTAACGATTTAGCTGTACCCATTCCTGTTGCTAGTCCCAATAATTTGGCGGTCTCTCGATCTACTTCTGGAAAACAAGATTTCGCTGTACCCATTCCTGTGCCTACTCCTTTAGCACCCAGTTACAGCAATCAAACCATTCAGCCAAAATTCCGCGCTACTCGTCCAGTCAACGAGCCAGTAAATCCAGAATTTTTACTCAACCCAAGAGTCAATCAATTAACCCCCTCAGGTAGAGCCACACCTCCAAGAGGTACTGCTGTTTCTCCCCAACTACCACCTCTAGCAGCAGTAGATCAGTATCTACCACAACCAATTGATGAAACTATACCACCTCCATCAACCTCTGCAACCAACTACATCTGGCCAGCTAAAGGTGTATTGACCTCTGGTTTTGGTCAGCGATGGGGAAGACCACACAGAGGAATTGACATTGCTGCACCTATTGGGACACCAATTATGGCATCAGCTGATGGTGTGGTAGAAAAAGCAGGTTGGAACAATGGTGGTTACGGCATTCTCGTGGATATCCGCCATCCTGATGGTAGTTTGACCCGCTACGCTCACAATAGTAGGCTGCTGGTACAGTCAGGTCAACAAGTACGTCAAGGACAGCAAATAGCGGCAATGGGTAGTACTGGCTTCAGCACAGGTTCCCACAGCCATTTTGAAATTCATCCATCAGGCAAGGGAGCAGTCAACCCTATAGCCATGCTACCACCACGGGGTCGTGTGTAA
- the rsmH gene encoding 16S rRNA (cytosine(1402)-N(4))-methyltransferase RsmH, translated as MDADFPKTLDIEEPIFSHLPVLPQEVITGLAVHSGGHYLDATVGGGGHSRLILEAAIDVKLTAVDQDEAALAAAQKELAEFGERVNYVRSNFAAYKFPSSVFDGIIADLGVSSYHLDTPVRGFSFRHTANLDMRMDQRQSLTASDVINEWDERELADIFFKYGEERLSRRIARRIIERRPLQTTTELAEAIASCVPPKYRYGRIHPATRVFQALRIVVNDELKSLENFIEQAPLALVPGGKIVIISFHSLEDRLVKHGLRNSPLLKVLTKKPITATEAEIAHNPRSRSAKLRIAERC; from the coding sequence ATGGATGCTGATTTTCCAAAAACATTAGATATTGAAGAACCGATATTTTCTCATTTACCTGTGTTACCTCAAGAGGTGATTACAGGTTTAGCTGTACATTCTGGTGGACATTATCTGGATGCAACGGTAGGTGGTGGTGGTCATAGTCGTTTAATTTTAGAGGCGGCAATAGATGTAAAATTAACGGCTGTTGACCAAGATGAGGCTGCTTTGGCGGCGGCGCAAAAGGAGTTAGCAGAATTCGGAGAACGAGTTAATTATGTACGGAGCAATTTTGCTGCTTATAAATTTCCCTCGTCTGTTTTTGATGGGATTATTGCTGACTTGGGTGTGAGTTCTTATCATTTAGATACGCCAGTACGGGGTTTTAGTTTTCGTCACACGGCAAATCTGGATATGCGGATGGATCAAAGACAATCTTTAACCGCCAGCGATGTGATTAATGAATGGGATGAGAGAGAGTTAGCTGATATTTTTTTTAAATATGGTGAAGAACGACTATCAAGGAGGATTGCTAGACGGATTATAGAAAGACGGCCTTTGCAGACGACGACGGAATTAGCTGAAGCGATCGCCTCTTGTGTTCCTCCTAAATATCGTTATGGTAGAATTCACCCGGCTACTCGCGTTTTTCAAGCTCTACGAATTGTTGTCAATGATGAGTTAAAATCTCTAGAAAATTTTATCGAGCAAGCACCTCTGGCGTTAGTTCCTGGTGGCAAAATTGTGATTATTAGTTTTCACAGCTTAGAAGATCGTTTGGTAAAACACGGGCTGAGAAATTCACCTCTATTAAAAGTTTTAACTAAAAAGCCCATCACGGCCACTGAAGCTGAAATCGCTCATAACCCACGCTCTCGTTCTGCTAAACTCAGAATCGCTGAGAGGTGCTGA
- the ispG gene encoding (E)-4-hydroxy-3-methylbut-2-enyl-diphosphate synthase produces MQTLPTPVTSNNLTNPATFDTTIKRRQTRPVKVGNVTIGGGYPVVVQSMINEDTLDIDGSVAAIRRLHKIGCEIVRVTVPSIAHAVALAEIKQKLIQTYQDVPIVADVHHNGMKIALEVAKHIEKVRINPGLYVFEKPNANRTEYTPTEFAEIGEKIRETLAPLVISLRDQGKAMRIGVNHGSLAERMLFTYGDTPEGMVESALEFIRICESLDFRNLVISMKASRVPVMVAAYRLMAKRMDEFGMDYPLHLGVTEAGDGEYGRIKSTAGIATLLADGIGDTIRVSLTEAPEKEIPVCYSILQALGLRKTMVEYVACPSCGRTLFNLEEVLHKVREATKHLTGLDIAVMGCIVNGPGEMADADYGYVGKTPGLISLYRGREEIKKVPEDKGVEELINLIKADGRWVEP; encoded by the coding sequence ATGCAAACTCTGCCCACACCCGTAACATCTAATAATTTAACCAACCCAGCCACCTTTGATACCACCATCAAGCGTCGCCAAACTCGTCCAGTCAAGGTAGGAAATGTCACTATCGGCGGTGGCTACCCTGTGGTAGTCCAGTCAATGATTAATGAAGACACTCTGGATATTGATGGTTCTGTAGCCGCGATTCGCCGTCTACACAAAATTGGCTGTGAAATCGTCCGCGTCACAGTCCCAAGCATCGCCCACGCCGTCGCATTAGCAGAAATTAAACAAAAACTCATCCAAACTTATCAAGATGTACCAATTGTGGCCGATGTCCATCACAATGGCATGAAAATTGCCTTGGAAGTCGCCAAGCATATCGAAAAAGTCCGGATTAATCCGGGATTATACGTATTTGAAAAACCAAACGCCAACAGAACCGAATATACTCCCACTGAATTTGCCGAAATTGGCGAAAAAATCCGCGAAACTCTAGCACCTCTGGTGATATCTCTGCGTGATCAAGGTAAAGCCATGCGCATCGGTGTCAATCACGGTTCTTTGGCAGAAAGAATGTTATTTACCTACGGCGACACCCCAGAAGGGATGGTGGAATCTGCTCTAGAATTTATTCGTATTTGTGAATCTCTAGATTTCCGGAACTTAGTGATTTCCATGAAAGCCTCACGGGTTCCAGTCATGGTAGCCGCCTATCGTCTCATGGCTAAACGGATGGATGAATTCGGTATGGACTATCCCCTACACTTAGGTGTCACAGAAGCAGGAGATGGGGAATACGGACGCATTAAATCCACAGCCGGGATTGCCACATTGTTAGCAGATGGCATTGGTGATACAATTCGCGTCTCCCTGACAGAAGCGCCAGAAAAAGAAATTCCCGTCTGCTACAGCATTCTGCAAGCTCTAGGTTTGCGGAAAACAATGGTAGAGTATGTTGCTTGTCCTTCCTGCGGACGCACTTTATTTAACTTAGAAGAAGTGTTGCACAAAGTCCGAGAAGCTACTAAGCATTTAACCGGACTAGATATTGCCGTCATGGGTTGCATCGTCAACGGCCCTGGAGAAATGGCTGATGCTGACTACGGCTATGTAGGTAAAACCCCTGGCTTGATCTCTTTATATCGTGGTAGAGAAGAAATCAAAAAAGTGCCAGAAGACAAAGGTGTAGAAGAGTTGATTAATTTAATCAAAGCAGATGGTCGTTGGGTAGAGCCTTAG
- the gshA gene encoding glutamate--cysteine ligase — MVLLKGFEIEIYTGTPQGEIVGLSDKIVADLDGFMREPDSRNVEYVTEPLQNYESLLCALLRPRRVLRNYLKQLGDYTLIPGSTLSLGGSDRFFRSNPENPYHDYIEQTYGTKVVTASVHINIGIDDPEVLMRACRLIRLEAPLFLALSASSPFIDGKATGYHSTRWGLFPQTPSHVPLFTSHAHHIEWVEEQLLAGTMQNVRHLWVSVRPNGDRRPFDLNRLELRICDLVTDPIALLAITALLEARLLQVIENPDLDPLTQSKFSPAELVSITTNNEIAAASASLDAQLQHWQDGRSILARDWIAELDREVWAIAKKHGFSCFLSPLHKILREGNEAQHWLQLHKVGFDSQCVITQAIAATQEREIELQNKLCSPLPV; from the coding sequence GTGGTCTTATTAAAAGGCTTTGAAATTGAAATATATACCGGCACACCTCAAGGTGAAATCGTCGGTCTCTCGGACAAAATAGTTGCCGACTTAGACGGGTTTATGCGGGAACCAGATAGCCGCAACGTAGAATACGTAACCGAGCCATTACAGAATTATGAAAGTCTGTTGTGCGCTTTGTTGCGTCCTCGGCGTGTGTTGAGAAACTACCTGAAGCAATTGGGAGACTATACCCTGATTCCAGGTAGCACATTGTCCTTGGGTGGGAGCGATCGCTTTTTCCGTTCTAATCCAGAGAACCCCTATCACGACTATATAGAACAAACCTACGGTACAAAAGTCGTCACCGCTAGCGTTCATATCAATATAGGTATTGATGATCCAGAAGTGTTAATGCGAGCTTGTCGGCTAATTCGCTTAGAAGCACCCCTATTTTTAGCCTTAAGTGCCTCATCTCCCTTCATCGATGGCAAAGCAACGGGTTATCATTCTACTCGTTGGGGATTATTCCCCCAAACCCCCTCTCATGTACCCCTATTTACCAGCCATGCTCATCACATAGAGTGGGTAGAGGAGCAATTGCTAGCAGGGACAATGCAGAACGTCCGTCACTTATGGGTTTCAGTCCGTCCCAATGGCGATCGCCGTCCCTTTGATTTAAACCGCCTAGAACTGAGAATTTGTGATTTAGTCACAGATCCCATCGCCTTATTAGCAATCACAGCTTTATTAGAAGCCCGACTGTTACAAGTAATCGAAAATCCAGATTTAGATCCTCTCACCCAAAGTAAATTTTCCCCAGCAGAACTCGTTAGTATCACCACTAACAACGAAATAGCAGCCGCTAGTGCCAGCCTAGATGCTCAACTGCAACATTGGCAAGACGGTAGGAGCATTTTAGCTAGAGATTGGATTGCTGAACTTGATCGAGAAGTTTGGGCGATCGCCAAAAAACACGGTTTTAGCTGTTTCCTCTCCCCACTGCACAAAATCCTCCGGGAAGGTAACGAAGCTCAACACTGGCTACAACTACATAAAGTCGGCTTTGACAGCCAATGCGTCATTACCCAAGCGATCGCTGCTACTCAAGAACGAGAAATAGAACTGCAAAACAAGCTCTGTTCTCCTCTCCCAGTTTAA
- a CDS encoding GAF domain-containing protein — translation MQIYSESEFDPNSNKPTEQGLQRVLNRLIQTMQRDALIRQTTNHLRELLQVDRVVLYYFYWQWHGQVTFESLRSEEFSILGSTGPDECFNDEYAALYLNGRVRAIADIESELISPCHRDFLQSLKVRANLVAPVLIPRGLWGLLVAHNCQELRSWSQSDIELIQAGAQTLATSPHILET, via the coding sequence GTGCAAATTTACTCTGAGTCAGAATTTGATCCTAACTCAAATAAGCCTACCGAACAGGGTTTACAAAGAGTCCTCAATCGTCTGATCCAAACCATGCAGAGAGATGCTCTAATTCGCCAAACAACGAATCATTTGAGGGAATTGTTGCAAGTTGATCGCGTGGTTTTATATTACTTCTACTGGCAATGGCATGGGCAAGTAACCTTTGAATCTCTCCGTTCAGAGGAATTTTCCATACTGGGGTCAACTGGGCCAGATGAATGTTTTAATGATGAGTACGCAGCCTTATATTTAAATGGCAGAGTCAGAGCGATCGCCGATATTGAATCAGAATTAATATCTCCTTGTCACCGAGATTTTCTTCAAAGCTTAAAAGTCCGGGCTAACCTAGTCGCACCAGTGCTGATTCCCAGAGGGTTATGGGGCTTGTTAGTCGCTCATAATTGTCAAGAACTACGTTCATGGTCACAATCAGATATTGAGCTAATCCAAGCAGGAGCGCAAACTCTGGCAACATCGCCGCATATTTTAGAAACTTAA
- a CDS encoding transposase, translating to MNNTQTWHIVKQNSGHCEIVTSDQIAESNVEIIEQWGPFDSHEEAIARRIGLIRAGKCQPQ from the coding sequence ATGAATAATACACAAACTTGGCATATTGTCAAGCAAAACTCTGGTCATTGTGAAATAGTTACTAGCGATCAGATTGCTGAGAGTAACGTAGAGATCATCGAACAGTGGGGGCCTTTTGATTCACATGAGGAAGCGATCGCCCGTCGCATCGGATTAATTAGGGCTGGCAAGTGCCAACCCCAGTAA
- the ctpC gene encoding carboxyl-terminal processing protease CtpC, protein MVITKSRLVLGATAVTLSTIAVTSLGIHSRGQALFKASPKELVDEVWQIVQRQYVDGTFNQVDWQAVRKEYLNKSYSSQQDAYKSIREMLKKLEDPYTRFMDPEEFKNMQVDTSGELTGIGITISQDEKTKQLVVIAPIEDTPAFKAGVLAKDIILKIDGKSTQGMDTNQAVSLIRGAAGTQVTLTIQRNGQQKQFAIKRARIEIHPVRYSQKQTTIGKVGYIRLNQFSANAGKEMQQAIKDLEKQQVAGYILDLRGNPGGLLFSSVEIARMWIDKGTIVSTVDRQGEREKEVANGRSLTDKPLVIIVDKGSASASEILSGALQDNKRAVIVGTQTFGKGLVQSVRPLDDGSGLAVTIAKYLTPNDRDINKHGIDPDVKVELTDAQRQTLWLREREKLATQADPQFAKAVEVLGKQIAARGVPTAEKNKTPQ, encoded by the coding sequence ATGGTGATTACAAAAAGTAGGCTTGTTTTGGGTGCTACGGCAGTAACACTCTCCACGATCGCAGTTACTAGCCTTGGCATTCATTCGCGCGGTCAGGCTTTATTTAAAGCAAGTCCGAAAGAACTAGTAGATGAAGTATGGCAAATTGTCCAGCGACAATACGTAGACGGAACCTTTAATCAGGTTGATTGGCAAGCTGTCCGTAAGGAATACTTGAACAAGTCCTATAGTAGTCAGCAAGATGCTTATAAGTCCATTCGGGAAATGCTGAAAAAGCTGGAAGATCCTTATACCCGGTTTATGGACCCAGAGGAATTCAAGAATATGCAGGTGGATACCTCTGGCGAATTAACAGGTATTGGTATCACCATCAGCCAGGATGAGAAAACCAAGCAATTAGTGGTAATTGCGCCCATTGAAGATACACCGGCTTTTAAAGCTGGGGTGCTGGCTAAGGATATCATTCTCAAAATTGATGGCAAAAGCACTCAGGGTATGGATACTAACCAAGCTGTATCCCTAATCCGGGGTGCAGCTGGTACACAGGTAACTTTGACAATTCAGCGTAATGGTCAACAAAAACAGTTTGCCATCAAACGAGCGCGAATTGAAATTCATCCTGTACGCTATTCACAAAAGCAAACGACTATTGGTAAGGTGGGTTACATCCGTCTGAACCAATTTAGCGCCAATGCTGGCAAAGAAATGCAGCAAGCTATTAAGGATTTAGAAAAACAGCAAGTAGCTGGTTATATTCTAGATTTACGTGGAAATCCTGGTGGTTTACTGTTCTCCAGTGTAGAAATTGCCCGGATGTGGATAGATAAGGGCACAATTGTTTCCACTGTTGACCGTCAAGGAGAACGGGAAAAAGAAGTAGCGAACGGACGCTCTTTAACTGATAAACCTTTAGTAATCATCGTCGATAAAGGTTCAGCCAGCGCTAGTGAAATACTTTCTGGTGCATTGCAAGATAATAAACGAGCTGTGATTGTTGGTACACAAACTTTTGGTAAGGGCTTGGTGCAATCTGTTCGTCCTCTGGATGACGGTTCAGGTTTGGCAGTGACAATTGCTAAGTACTTGACTCCCAATGACAGAGATATTAACAAGCACGGGATTGATCCTGATGTAAAAGTGGAATTAACTGATGCTCAACGCCAAACCTTGTGGTTACGTGAGCGTGAGAAACTTGCCACACAAGCAGATCCCCAATTTGCCAAAGCAGTAGAAGTGTTGGGTAAACAAATTGCTGCTAGGGGTGTACCAACAGCCGAGAAAAATAAAACTCCTCAATAA